One region of Yersinia bercovieri ATCC 43970 genomic DNA includes:
- a CDS encoding methyl-accepting chemotaxis protein: MFKRMKVVTSLLLVLVLFGALQLVSSGLFFNSLKNDKENFAVLQVIRQQQSVLNESWVNLLQTRNTLNRAGIRYMMDVNHTGSGPTVNDLLASAKGTLGVAADRFKNYEQIPLDSQQDAESAKKLKQTYDQYFGALTELIQLMEAGKINEFFDQPTSSFQNAFEKDYNTYLTQNDRLYASAVEDSNHSFSFAMGVIVAVLIAVSAVIILVWLGMQHILINPLKHLIEHIKHIANGDLTQTIEVHSRNEMGTLAASLKHMQSELATTVNDVRLGADAIYSGASEIAAGNNDLSARTEQQAASLEETAASMEQLTATVKQNAENARQASQLALSASETAQKGGKVVANVVQTMHEIAGSSQKIADITSVIDGIAFQTNILALNAAVEAARAGEQGRGFAVVAGEVRNLAQRSAQAAKEIKGLIEDSVNRVDMGSVLVESAGETMGDIVNAVTRVTDIMGEIASASDEQSRGIDQVGQAVTEMDRVTQQNASLVEESASAAAALEEQASMLTQSMSVFVLRMDNGSSTKSVRKIKQPTQDLSGTAKKTLGSDLQDNWETF, from the coding sequence ATGTTTAAGCGTATGAAAGTGGTCACCAGCCTGCTGCTGGTGTTAGTGCTATTTGGTGCCTTACAGCTGGTCTCCAGCGGGCTTTTCTTCAACTCCCTGAAAAATGACAAAGAAAACTTCGCTGTTTTACAAGTTATCCGTCAGCAACAATCGGTGTTGAATGAGAGCTGGGTAAATCTGCTGCAAACACGTAATACACTGAACCGCGCAGGCATCCGCTACATGATGGATGTCAATCACACCGGCAGCGGCCCTACCGTCAATGATCTTCTGGCTTCAGCCAAAGGTACATTGGGTGTGGCGGCAGACCGTTTTAAAAACTACGAACAGATTCCGCTGGATAGTCAGCAAGATGCAGAGTCAGCTAAAAAATTAAAACAGACCTATGACCAATACTTTGGCGCACTGACTGAGCTTATCCAATTGATGGAAGCGGGTAAAATCAACGAATTCTTTGATCAGCCAACCTCCAGTTTCCAGAATGCTTTTGAGAAGGATTACAACACTTACCTGACACAGAACGACCGTCTATATGCTTCCGCCGTGGAAGACAGCAACCACTCATTCAGCTTTGCTATGGGTGTGATTGTGGCTGTACTGATTGCGGTATCAGCCGTGATTATCTTGGTGTGGTTGGGTATGCAACACATCTTGATTAATCCGCTGAAACACCTGATTGAGCATATCAAGCATATCGCCAATGGTGATTTGACCCAAACCATCGAAGTACATAGCCGCAATGAGATGGGCACCTTGGCTGCCAGCCTGAAGCACATGCAGTCTGAATTGGCGACCACGGTTAATGACGTGCGTTTAGGCGCTGATGCCATCTACAGCGGGGCATCTGAAATCGCCGCCGGTAACAACGACCTGTCCGCGCGTACCGAACAGCAAGCCGCGTCACTGGAAGAGACGGCCGCCAGCATGGAGCAGTTAACTGCCACCGTGAAACAGAATGCTGAAAATGCCCGTCAGGCTAGCCAACTGGCATTGAGCGCATCAGAAACAGCGCAAAAAGGCGGGAAAGTGGTGGCAAACGTGGTGCAAACCATGCACGAAATTGCCGGCAGTTCGCAGAAAATCGCCGATATTACCAGCGTCATCGACGGCATTGCCTTCCAGACCAATATCCTGGCATTGAACGCCGCCGTGGAAGCGGCCCGTGCCGGTGAGCAGGGTCGTGGTTTTGCCGTGGTCGCCGGTGAAGTGCGCAATCTGGCGCAGCGCAGTGCACAAGCAGCAAAAGAGATTAAGGGTTTGATTGAAGACTCCGTCAACCGGGTCGACATGGGATCGGTGCTGGTTGAAAGCGCGGGTGAAACCATGGGCGATATCGTTAATGCCGTCACGCGCGTCACGGACATCATGGGTGAAATCGCTTCCGCCTCTGATGAACAAAGCCGCGGTATCGACCAGGTTGGTCAGGCCGTTACCGAGATGGACCGTGTGACCCAGCAAAACGCCTCGTTGGTGGAAGAGTCTGCTTCTGCCGCCGCCGCACTGGAAGAGCAAGCCAGCATGTTGACCCAATCCATGTCCGTCTTCGTTTTACGTATGGATAACGGTAGTAGCACCAAGAGTGTGAGAAAAATCAAGCAGCCGACACAGGATCTGAGCGGTACTGCTAAAAAAACACTGGGAAGTGACCTGCAAGATAATTGGGAAACTTTCTAG
- the cheW gene encoding chemotaxis protein CheW: MAGLATVTKLAGETVGQEFLIFTLGDEEYGIDILKVQEIRGYDQVTRIANTPAFIKGVTNLRGVIVPIIDLRVKFAQKGVSYNENTVVIVLNLEQRVVGIVVDGVSDVLSLTNEQIRPAPEFAVTLATEYLTGLGSLGERMLILVDIEKLLSSEEMSLIDAVAKG; the protein is encoded by the coding sequence ATGGCAGGACTAGCAACCGTCACGAAGCTGGCTGGCGAAACGGTAGGACAAGAGTTCCTGATTTTTACGCTGGGTGATGAAGAGTACGGCATTGATATTCTGAAAGTGCAAGAGATCCGTGGTTACGATCAGGTGACCCGTATTGCTAACACCCCCGCGTTCATCAAGGGTGTGACTAACTTACGTGGCGTCATTGTCCCTATTATTGACCTACGGGTTAAATTTGCACAAAAAGGCGTCAGCTATAACGAAAATACCGTGGTGATTGTGCTGAATCTTGAGCAGCGGGTTGTCGGTATTGTGGTTGATGGTGTTTCTGATGTGCTGTCATTGACCAATGAACAAATCCGTCCGGCACCTGAATTTGCCGTCACTTTGGCAACCGAGTACCTAACGGGGTTAGGTTCTCTGGGCGAAAGAATGCTGATTTTGGTTGATATCGAGAAGTTGTTGAGTAGCGAAGAGATGTCGTTGATTGATGCGGTGGCGAAGGGGTAA